In a genomic window of Vigna angularis cultivar LongXiaoDou No.4 chromosome 6, ASM1680809v1, whole genome shotgun sequence:
- the LOC108319791 gene encoding uncharacterized protein LOC108319791 isoform X2 — MQPQSSLLNVSVTWRGKKFVVEMNIGANVKDLGQELQKLTNINEDTMRFIIPQISGRASKLLAPFSAEHAVLSLQEASITEARSIIMMGVSTNEVEEVLQSSKTDLRIAGFEDEEKRMKQRISHEPHISLKLPQGQYIFCEFRTLQIPGLELNPPAAEALKRMHMLAADPGIVAVMNKHRWRVGIMTEMAPVGYVGVDPKCILGFNKNHGEEISLRLRTDDLNGFRKYESIKKTLLHELAHMVYSEHDANFYALDKQLNQEASSLDWTRSASHTLSGVRNTSTYEDNIIADKSSIPQKLGGNRTDQLISARESSVAAAHHRLANVSPNKLGGSELNQELDPGYSSHSLSENKSDCMISASKEIEDIEMAVTDNKEYRGEPDPDDHIINGMNHEPDPDDSHHVLYSETSTGNMVASYTSISNQDTSEASTESIAPIIETVPNDVPTPELSTLQTNEPDPDDQEFQRINDTSTAVCNRLLKAVEMLRREVSAMQATSILHTLLKIIRNVIEHPLVEKYKRLRKANPIIERNILNNKAALEILFLVGFSEDVLFDNLGKEDAYLVLKRNDPGLLWLAKSTLESSTGLAC, encoded by the exons ATGCAACCTCAATCGAGCCTGCTTAACGTCTCTGTTACATGGAGGGGGAAAAAATTTGTTGTAGAGATGAATATAGGGGCCAATGTTAAGGATCTAGGACAGGAATTGCAAAAGTTAACTAATATCAATGAAGATACGATGCGGTTCATTATTCCACAAATTTCTGGTAGAGCGTCAAAACTGCTGGCTCCATTTTCAGCGGAGCATGCAGTTTTAAGTCTGCAGGAAGCTTCAATTACTGAG GCCAGGTCAATTATCATGATGGGTGTGTCAACAAATGAGGTTGAAGAGGTTCTTCAAAGTTCAAAAACAGATTTAAGAATAGCTGGATTTGAGGATGAAGAGAAGAGAATGAAACAAAGAATTTCACACGAACCTCATATTTCATTGAAACTCCCACAAGGGCagtatatattttgtgaatttcGCACACTTCAAATTCCAGGATTAGAG TTGAATCCTCCAGCTGCTGAAGCACTTAAAAGAATGCACATGCTTGCTGCAGATCCTGGAATTGTTGCTGTCATGAACAAG CATCGATGGCGTGTTGGAATTATGACTGAGATGGCTCCTGTTGGTTATGTTGGTGTGGACCCAAAATGTATTCTTGGTTTTAACAAG AACCATGGAGAGGAAATATCACTGCGCCTAAGGACTGATGACCTCAACGGTTTCAGGAAATATGAAAGCATCAAGAAAACTCTACTGCATGAACTT GCACACATGGTGTACTCTGAACATGATGCGAACTTTTATGCTCTGGATAAGCAG TTAAATCAAGAAGCGTCTAGTTTAGATTGGACCAGATCTGCAAGCCACACTTTGAGTGGAGTAAGGAATACTTCAACCTATGAAGATAACATTATAGCTGACAAAAGCAGTATTCCTCAAAAGCTTGGAGGTAACAGGACAGATCAGCTAATAAGTGCACGTGAATCTTCAGTTGCTGCTGCTCACCATCGATTGGCTAATGTTTCTCCAAACAAGCTGGGAGGGTCTGAATTAAATCAAGAGCTGGATCCTGGTTATTCTAGTCATAGTTTGAGTGAAAACAAATCTGATTGTATGATATCTGCCTCCAAAGAAATCGAAGATATTGAAATGGCTGTCACTGATAACAAAGAATATAGAGGTGAGCCGGACCCTGATGATCATATTATCAATGGAATGAATCACGAGCCTGATCCAGATGATTCTCATCACG TTTTGTATTCTGAGACAAGTACTGGTAATATGGTAGCATCATACACATCCATTTCCAATCAAGATACTTCAGAAGCATCTACGGAATCTATTGCTCCAATTATAG AAACTGTTCCCAATGATGTTCCCACACCAGAATTGTCTACATTGCAAACTAATGAGCCTGATCCTGATGATCAAGAATTTCAGAGAATAAATGATACGTCAACTGCTGTTTGTAACCGTTTGTTGAAGGCTGTGGAAATGCTAAGACGTGAAGTTAGTGCAATGCAAGCCACTTCGATCCTTCACACTCTCCTGAAAATAATTAG GAATGTGATTGAACACCCTTTAGTGGAAAAGTACAAGAGATTGCGGAAG GCTAATCCAATCATTGAGAGGAACATCCTAAATAATAAAG CTGCCTTGGAAATTCTATTTCTGGTCGGCTTCAGCGAAGATGTTTTGTTTGATAATCTTGGAAAGGAAGATGCTTACTTGGTGTTAAAGCGAAATGATCCTGGCTTATTATGGCTTGCTAAGTCAACCCTTGAATCAAGCACAGGCTTAGCTTGCTAG
- the LOC108319771 gene encoding uncharacterized protein LOC108319771 isoform X1: MDAMEESETGKGSVSLEGEKVILVPYMEAHVPKYHQWMKDPSLLQATASDPLTLQQEYQMQLSWFQDPSKETFIVLDKDLVVGQFSHGEPHLEAMVGDVNLFMNDLDDPHVAEVEIMIAEPKSRRKGLGKESVLMMMTFAIEKLGINMFLTKIADSNGASLDMFKKLGFVQTSYSNIFKEVTLELQVTQPKKEEMLGLMKMIIKHT, encoded by the exons ATGGATGCGATGGAAGAGAGTGAGACAGGGAAAGGGAGTGTGAGCTTAGAGGGAGAGAAGGTGATATTGGTCCCTTACATGGAAGCCCATGTCCCCAAATATCACCAATGGATGAAGGACCCTTCTCTCCTTCAGGCCACTGCCTCCGATCCTCTTACCCTTCAGCAGGAGTACCAAATGCAGCTCTCATGGTTCCAAGACCCTTCCA AGGAGACCTTCATTGTACTGGACAAGGACTTGGTTGTTGGACAATTCTCGCACGGGGAACCCCACCTCGAAG CCATGGTTGGTGATGTAAATCTGTTCATGAATGATTTGGATGATCCTCACGTGGCAGAGGTTGAAATAATGATTGCAGAACCAAAGAG CCGTAGGAAGGGACTTGGGAAGGAGTCTGTTCTGATGATGATGACCTTTGCTATCGAGAAGTTAGGAATTAATATGTTTCTGACTAAAATTGCAGACTCAAATGGAGCATCCCTTGACATGTTCAAAAAATTG GGGTTTGTGCAAACTTCATATAGCAACATCTTCAAGGAG GTCACTTTGGAGTTACAAGTAACACAGCCCAAGAAAGAGGAGATGCTTGGtttaatgaaaatgataatCAAACATACATAA
- the LOC108319791 gene encoding uncharacterized protein LOC108319791 isoform X4: MQPQSSLLNVSVTWRGKKFVVEMNIGANVKDLGQELQKLTNINEDTMRFIIPQISGRASKLLAPFSAEHAVLSLQEASITELNPPAAEALKRMHMLAADPGIVAVMNKHRWRVGIMTEMAPVGYVGVDPKCILGFNKNHGEEISLRLRTDDLNGFRKYESIKKTLLHELAHMVYSEHDANFYALDKQLNQEASSLDWTRSASHTLSGVRNTSTYEDNIIADKSSIPQKLGGNRTDQLISARESSVAAAHHRLANVSPNKLGGSELNQELDPGYSSHSLSENKSDCMISASKEIEDIEMAVTDNKEYRGEPDPDDHIINGMNHEPDPDDSHHGKVVDYDVSSEIADRKTSEQPNDFGVRQVLYSETSTGNMVASYTSISNQDTSEASTESIAPIIETVPNDVPTPELSTLQTNEPDPDDQEFQRINDTSTAVCNRLLKAVEMLRREVSAMQATSILHTLLKIIRNVIEHPLVEKYKRLRKANPIIERNILNNKAALEILFLVGFSEDVLFDNLGKEDAYLVLKRNDPGLLWLAKSTLESSTGLAC, encoded by the exons ATGCAACCTCAATCGAGCCTGCTTAACGTCTCTGTTACATGGAGGGGGAAAAAATTTGTTGTAGAGATGAATATAGGGGCCAATGTTAAGGATCTAGGACAGGAATTGCAAAAGTTAACTAATATCAATGAAGATACGATGCGGTTCATTATTCCACAAATTTCTGGTAGAGCGTCAAAACTGCTGGCTCCATTTTCAGCGGAGCATGCAGTTTTAAGTCTGCAGGAAGCTTCAATTACTGAG TTGAATCCTCCAGCTGCTGAAGCACTTAAAAGAATGCACATGCTTGCTGCAGATCCTGGAATTGTTGCTGTCATGAACAAG CATCGATGGCGTGTTGGAATTATGACTGAGATGGCTCCTGTTGGTTATGTTGGTGTGGACCCAAAATGTATTCTTGGTTTTAACAAG AACCATGGAGAGGAAATATCACTGCGCCTAAGGACTGATGACCTCAACGGTTTCAGGAAATATGAAAGCATCAAGAAAACTCTACTGCATGAACTT GCACACATGGTGTACTCTGAACATGATGCGAACTTTTATGCTCTGGATAAGCAG TTAAATCAAGAAGCGTCTAGTTTAGATTGGACCAGATCTGCAAGCCACACTTTGAGTGGAGTAAGGAATACTTCAACCTATGAAGATAACATTATAGCTGACAAAAGCAGTATTCCTCAAAAGCTTGGAGGTAACAGGACAGATCAGCTAATAAGTGCACGTGAATCTTCAGTTGCTGCTGCTCACCATCGATTGGCTAATGTTTCTCCAAACAAGCTGGGAGGGTCTGAATTAAATCAAGAGCTGGATCCTGGTTATTCTAGTCATAGTTTGAGTGAAAACAAATCTGATTGTATGATATCTGCCTCCAAAGAAATCGAAGATATTGAAATGGCTGTCACTGATAACAAAGAATATAGAGGTGAGCCGGACCCTGATGATCATATTATCAATGGAATGAATCACGAGCCTGATCCAGATGATTCTCATCACGGTAAAGTTGTTGATTATGATGTTAGTTCAGAAATAGCAGATAGAAAGACTTCTGAACAACCTAATGATTTTGGTGTAAGGCAAGTTTTGTATTCTGAGACAAGTACTGGTAATATGGTAGCATCATACACATCCATTTCCAATCAAGATACTTCAGAAGCATCTACGGAATCTATTGCTCCAATTATAG AAACTGTTCCCAATGATGTTCCCACACCAGAATTGTCTACATTGCAAACTAATGAGCCTGATCCTGATGATCAAGAATTTCAGAGAATAAATGATACGTCAACTGCTGTTTGTAACCGTTTGTTGAAGGCTGTGGAAATGCTAAGACGTGAAGTTAGTGCAATGCAAGCCACTTCGATCCTTCACACTCTCCTGAAAATAATTAG GAATGTGATTGAACACCCTTTAGTGGAAAAGTACAAGAGATTGCGGAAG GCTAATCCAATCATTGAGAGGAACATCCTAAATAATAAAG CTGCCTTGGAAATTCTATTTCTGGTCGGCTTCAGCGAAGATGTTTTGTTTGATAATCTTGGAAAGGAAGATGCTTACTTGGTGTTAAAGCGAAATGATCCTGGCTTATTATGGCTTGCTAAGTCAACCCTTGAATCAAGCACAGGCTTAGCTTGCTAG
- the LOC108319791 gene encoding uncharacterized protein LOC108319791 isoform X3 produces MQPQSSLLNVSVTWRGKKFVVEMNIGANVKDLGQELQKLTNINEDTMRFIIPQISGRASKLLAPFSAEHAVLSLQEASITEARSIIMMGVSTNEVEEVLQSSKTDLRIAGFEDEEKRMKQRISHEPHISLKLPQGQYIFCEFRTLQIPGLELNPPAAEALKRMHMLAADPGIVAVMNKHRWRVGIMTEMAPVGYVGVDPKCILGFNKNHGEEISLRLRTDDLNGFRKYESIKKTLLHELAHMVYSEHDANFYALDKQLNQEASSLDWTRSASHTLSGVRNTSTYEDNIIADKSSIPQKLGGNRTDQLISARESSVAAAHHRLANVSPNKLGGSELNQELDPGYSSHSLSENKSDCMISASKEIEDIEMAVTDNKEYRGEPDPDDHIINGMNHEPDPDDSHHETVPNDVPTPELSTLQTNEPDPDDQEFQRINDTSTAVCNRLLKAVEMLRREVSAMQATSILHTLLKIIRNVIEHPLVEKYKRLRKANPIIERNILNNKAALEILFLVGFSEDVLFDNLGKEDAYLVLKRNDPGLLWLAKSTLESSTGLAC; encoded by the exons ATGCAACCTCAATCGAGCCTGCTTAACGTCTCTGTTACATGGAGGGGGAAAAAATTTGTTGTAGAGATGAATATAGGGGCCAATGTTAAGGATCTAGGACAGGAATTGCAAAAGTTAACTAATATCAATGAAGATACGATGCGGTTCATTATTCCACAAATTTCTGGTAGAGCGTCAAAACTGCTGGCTCCATTTTCAGCGGAGCATGCAGTTTTAAGTCTGCAGGAAGCTTCAATTACTGAG GCCAGGTCAATTATCATGATGGGTGTGTCAACAAATGAGGTTGAAGAGGTTCTTCAAAGTTCAAAAACAGATTTAAGAATAGCTGGATTTGAGGATGAAGAGAAGAGAATGAAACAAAGAATTTCACACGAACCTCATATTTCATTGAAACTCCCACAAGGGCagtatatattttgtgaatttcGCACACTTCAAATTCCAGGATTAGAG TTGAATCCTCCAGCTGCTGAAGCACTTAAAAGAATGCACATGCTTGCTGCAGATCCTGGAATTGTTGCTGTCATGAACAAG CATCGATGGCGTGTTGGAATTATGACTGAGATGGCTCCTGTTGGTTATGTTGGTGTGGACCCAAAATGTATTCTTGGTTTTAACAAG AACCATGGAGAGGAAATATCACTGCGCCTAAGGACTGATGACCTCAACGGTTTCAGGAAATATGAAAGCATCAAGAAAACTCTACTGCATGAACTT GCACACATGGTGTACTCTGAACATGATGCGAACTTTTATGCTCTGGATAAGCAG TTAAATCAAGAAGCGTCTAGTTTAGATTGGACCAGATCTGCAAGCCACACTTTGAGTGGAGTAAGGAATACTTCAACCTATGAAGATAACATTATAGCTGACAAAAGCAGTATTCCTCAAAAGCTTGGAGGTAACAGGACAGATCAGCTAATAAGTGCACGTGAATCTTCAGTTGCTGCTGCTCACCATCGATTGGCTAATGTTTCTCCAAACAAGCTGGGAGGGTCTGAATTAAATCAAGAGCTGGATCCTGGTTATTCTAGTCATAGTTTGAGTGAAAACAAATCTGATTGTATGATATCTGCCTCCAAAGAAATCGAAGATATTGAAATGGCTGTCACTGATAACAAAGAATATAGAGGTGAGCCGGACCCTGATGATCATATTATCAATGGAATGAATCACGAGCCTGATCCAGATGATTCTCATCACG AAACTGTTCCCAATGATGTTCCCACACCAGAATTGTCTACATTGCAAACTAATGAGCCTGATCCTGATGATCAAGAATTTCAGAGAATAAATGATACGTCAACTGCTGTTTGTAACCGTTTGTTGAAGGCTGTGGAAATGCTAAGACGTGAAGTTAGTGCAATGCAAGCCACTTCGATCCTTCACACTCTCCTGAAAATAATTAG GAATGTGATTGAACACCCTTTAGTGGAAAAGTACAAGAGATTGCGGAAG GCTAATCCAATCATTGAGAGGAACATCCTAAATAATAAAG CTGCCTTGGAAATTCTATTTCTGGTCGGCTTCAGCGAAGATGTTTTGTTTGATAATCTTGGAAAGGAAGATGCTTACTTGGTGTTAAAGCGAAATGATCCTGGCTTATTATGGCTTGCTAAGTCAACCCTTGAATCAAGCACAGGCTTAGCTTGCTAG
- the LOC108319771 gene encoding uncharacterized protein LOC108319771 isoform X2, giving the protein MDAMEESETGKGSVSLEGEKVILVPYMEAHVPKYHQWMKDPSLLQATASDPLTLQQEYQMQLSWFQDPSKETFIVLDKDLVVGQFSHGEPHLEAMVGDVNLFMNDLDDPHVAEVEIMIAEPKSRRKGLGKESVLMMMTFAIEKLGINMFLTKIADSNGASLDMFKKLVWVCANFI; this is encoded by the exons ATGGATGCGATGGAAGAGAGTGAGACAGGGAAAGGGAGTGTGAGCTTAGAGGGAGAGAAGGTGATATTGGTCCCTTACATGGAAGCCCATGTCCCCAAATATCACCAATGGATGAAGGACCCTTCTCTCCTTCAGGCCACTGCCTCCGATCCTCTTACCCTTCAGCAGGAGTACCAAATGCAGCTCTCATGGTTCCAAGACCCTTCCA AGGAGACCTTCATTGTACTGGACAAGGACTTGGTTGTTGGACAATTCTCGCACGGGGAACCCCACCTCGAAG CCATGGTTGGTGATGTAAATCTGTTCATGAATGATTTGGATGATCCTCACGTGGCAGAGGTTGAAATAATGATTGCAGAACCAAAGAG CCGTAGGAAGGGACTTGGGAAGGAGTCTGTTCTGATGATGATGACCTTTGCTATCGAGAAGTTAGGAATTAATATGTTTCTGACTAAAATTGCAGACTCAAATGGAGCATCCCTTGACATGTTCAAAAAATTGGTTT GGGTTTGTGCAAACTTCATATAG
- the LOC108319778 gene encoding thymidine kinase a, with protein MASSSSSLSLSPDTKDLSHPSGEVHVIVGPMFAGKTTALLRRIKSELNAARNVVMLKSSKDTRYAIDSVVTHDGIKFPCWALPNLLSFREKYGHGAYQKLDVIGIDEAQFFEDLYEFCCKAADEDGKTVIVAGLDGDYLRRSFGSVLHIIPLADSVTKLTARCELCGKRAFFTLRKTEDQETELIGGADVYMPVCRLHYMNSHVAERIVLQSQTVKTDSLLEPATDV; from the exons atggcttcttcttcttcttctctttccctCTCACCAGACACCAAAGACCTTTCTCACCCATCTGGTGAGGTCCATGTTATTGTGGGCCCCATGTTCGCTGGCAAGACCACTGCGCTTCTTCGTCGTATCAAATCCGAGCTCAACGCTGCCAG GAATGTGGTGATGTTGAAGTCAAGCAAGGACACAAGATATGCGATTGACTCGGTTGTGACGCACGATGGGATTAAATTTCCTTGTTGGGCGTTACCGAATCTCTTGTCTTTCAGAGAAAAATATGGCCATGGTGCTTATCAGaag TTGGATGTGATTGGAATAGACGAAGCACAATTTTTTGAGGACCTATACGAGTTTTGCTGCAAGGCTGCTGACGAGGATGGTAAAACTGTAATCGTTGCAGGCCTGGATGGTGATTACTTAAG GAGAAGCTTTGGCTCAGTGCTTCACATAATTCCTCTAGCAGATTCTGTCACCAAGTTAACAGCCCGTTGCGAACTATGTGGCAAACGTGCTTTCTTCACCTTGAGGAAGACAGAGGATCAAGAGACTGAACTCATTGGTGGGGCTGATGTGTATATGCCTGTTTGTCGTCTACATTATATGAACAGCCATGTTGCTGAGAGGATTGTTCTCCAATCTCAAACTGTCAAAACTGATTCCCTTCTTGAGCCAGCTACAGATGTTTAA
- the LOC108319791 gene encoding uncharacterized protein LOC108319791 isoform X1 — translation MQPQSSLLNVSVTWRGKKFVVEMNIGANVKDLGQELQKLTNINEDTMRFIIPQISGRASKLLAPFSAEHAVLSLQEASITEARSIIMMGVSTNEVEEVLQSSKTDLRIAGFEDEEKRMKQRISHEPHISLKLPQGQYIFCEFRTLQIPGLELNPPAAEALKRMHMLAADPGIVAVMNKHRWRVGIMTEMAPVGYVGVDPKCILGFNKNHGEEISLRLRTDDLNGFRKYESIKKTLLHELAHMVYSEHDANFYALDKQLNQEASSLDWTRSASHTLSGVRNTSTYEDNIIADKSSIPQKLGGNRTDQLISARESSVAAAHHRLANVSPNKLGGSELNQELDPGYSSHSLSENKSDCMISASKEIEDIEMAVTDNKEYRGEPDPDDHIINGMNHEPDPDDSHHGKVVDYDVSSEIADRKTSEQPNDFGVRQVLYSETSTGNMVASYTSISNQDTSEASTESIAPIIETVPNDVPTPELSTLQTNEPDPDDQEFQRINDTSTAVCNRLLKAVEMLRREVSAMQATSILHTLLKIIRNVIEHPLVEKYKRLRKANPIIERNILNNKAALEILFLVGFSEDVLFDNLGKEDAYLVLKRNDPGLLWLAKSTLESSTGLAC, via the exons ATGCAACCTCAATCGAGCCTGCTTAACGTCTCTGTTACATGGAGGGGGAAAAAATTTGTTGTAGAGATGAATATAGGGGCCAATGTTAAGGATCTAGGACAGGAATTGCAAAAGTTAACTAATATCAATGAAGATACGATGCGGTTCATTATTCCACAAATTTCTGGTAGAGCGTCAAAACTGCTGGCTCCATTTTCAGCGGAGCATGCAGTTTTAAGTCTGCAGGAAGCTTCAATTACTGAG GCCAGGTCAATTATCATGATGGGTGTGTCAACAAATGAGGTTGAAGAGGTTCTTCAAAGTTCAAAAACAGATTTAAGAATAGCTGGATTTGAGGATGAAGAGAAGAGAATGAAACAAAGAATTTCACACGAACCTCATATTTCATTGAAACTCCCACAAGGGCagtatatattttgtgaatttcGCACACTTCAAATTCCAGGATTAGAG TTGAATCCTCCAGCTGCTGAAGCACTTAAAAGAATGCACATGCTTGCTGCAGATCCTGGAATTGTTGCTGTCATGAACAAG CATCGATGGCGTGTTGGAATTATGACTGAGATGGCTCCTGTTGGTTATGTTGGTGTGGACCCAAAATGTATTCTTGGTTTTAACAAG AACCATGGAGAGGAAATATCACTGCGCCTAAGGACTGATGACCTCAACGGTTTCAGGAAATATGAAAGCATCAAGAAAACTCTACTGCATGAACTT GCACACATGGTGTACTCTGAACATGATGCGAACTTTTATGCTCTGGATAAGCAG TTAAATCAAGAAGCGTCTAGTTTAGATTGGACCAGATCTGCAAGCCACACTTTGAGTGGAGTAAGGAATACTTCAACCTATGAAGATAACATTATAGCTGACAAAAGCAGTATTCCTCAAAAGCTTGGAGGTAACAGGACAGATCAGCTAATAAGTGCACGTGAATCTTCAGTTGCTGCTGCTCACCATCGATTGGCTAATGTTTCTCCAAACAAGCTGGGAGGGTCTGAATTAAATCAAGAGCTGGATCCTGGTTATTCTAGTCATAGTTTGAGTGAAAACAAATCTGATTGTATGATATCTGCCTCCAAAGAAATCGAAGATATTGAAATGGCTGTCACTGATAACAAAGAATATAGAGGTGAGCCGGACCCTGATGATCATATTATCAATGGAATGAATCACGAGCCTGATCCAGATGATTCTCATCACGGTAAAGTTGTTGATTATGATGTTAGTTCAGAAATAGCAGATAGAAAGACTTCTGAACAACCTAATGATTTTGGTGTAAGGCAAGTTTTGTATTCTGAGACAAGTACTGGTAATATGGTAGCATCATACACATCCATTTCCAATCAAGATACTTCAGAAGCATCTACGGAATCTATTGCTCCAATTATAG AAACTGTTCCCAATGATGTTCCCACACCAGAATTGTCTACATTGCAAACTAATGAGCCTGATCCTGATGATCAAGAATTTCAGAGAATAAATGATACGTCAACTGCTGTTTGTAACCGTTTGTTGAAGGCTGTGGAAATGCTAAGACGTGAAGTTAGTGCAATGCAAGCCACTTCGATCCTTCACACTCTCCTGAAAATAATTAG GAATGTGATTGAACACCCTTTAGTGGAAAAGTACAAGAGATTGCGGAAG GCTAATCCAATCATTGAGAGGAACATCCTAAATAATAAAG CTGCCTTGGAAATTCTATTTCTGGTCGGCTTCAGCGAAGATGTTTTGTTTGATAATCTTGGAAAGGAAGATGCTTACTTGGTGTTAAAGCGAAATGATCCTGGCTTATTATGGCTTGCTAAGTCAACCCTTGAATCAAGCACAGGCTTAGCTTGCTAG